Genomic window (Bradyrhizobium sp. 186):
CGATCCGATCGACCCGCCGCGCTTCGACGCGCTGGCGCGCTTGCGCACCGGCGACGGCGCCAATCCGGCCGTCTATGCCGGCCTCTATTCGGCCGAGCAGCAACGTCAGTTCTATCCCGACATCGAGCCGATCGAGCTCGAGATCTCCGTCGACCGCGCCTACGCGATCGCGCTCCAGCTCGTCAACAAGCGCAAATGGCTCGTCATCGACGAGCGCGCGCCGCAGCCGCCGCGCCGCATCGGCCGCATCGAAGCGGTGGCGCGCTCGCCGATCATGGGTTTCCGCGAGGACATCTCGATCCGGGTCGTGCCCGACGACGAGGATTCCCGCGTCGATATCCGCTCCGCCTCGCGCTATTTCGAGAGCGATCTCGGCAGCAACGCCGCGCGCGTCACCAAGTTCATTGACGACCTCAACACCGCCGCCGATGCCGACGCGCTGAAGCCGGTGAAGAAGACGCCGGTGGCGCCGCCGAAGACAGTAAAAAAGTAGCGAATGGCGAATAGCGAATGAGACGCCGCTTCCTTCCCTATTCGCTACTCCCCATTCGCCATTCGCCTCAAACCATCCGGTACGTCCCGCCAATCACGGGATCGCCATCCGTCGACACCACGCCGCGGGCGACGAGGTCTTCCAGATGCGCCAGCACGGAATAGCCGGCGGCGGTCGTCAGCCTCGGATCGATGCCGATATAGATCGCGCGCACCATGGTCGGAATGTCGGCTTCGCCCTTGGCGAGGCGGTGCAGGATGGAGGCCTCGCGCGCCTTGCGGTGACGGATCAGGAAGCGCACGAAGCGCGGGCCGTCCGGGATCTCGGGGCCATGGCCGGAGAAATAGAGATCCTCCTCGCGCGCCGCCAACCGGTCGAGCGACTCCATGTAGTCGATCATCGAGCCGTCGGGCGGCGCCACGATCGAGGTCGACCAGCCCATCACGTGATCGCCGACGAAGTTGAACTTTCGCTCGGGCCATGCGAACGCAAGGTGGTTGGCGGTGTGGCCGGGCGTCGCGACGGCTTCCAGCCGCCAACCCGCGCCTTCAATGACGTCGCCATGGGCGATCCTGACATCGGGCGCAAAGTCGCGGTCGGCGCCGGACTCCGGATTGTGCTTCTCGCTCTCAAAGCGCGGGCGCGAGGCGCGATGCGGGCCCTCGGCGTAAACAGTGGCGCCGGTCGCCTGCTTGATCCGCGCCGTGTTGGGCGAGTGGTCGCGGTGGGTGTGGGTGACCAGGATGTGGGTCACGGTCTCGCCGCTGACAGCATCGAGCAGCGCGGCCGCATGCGCCGCATCGTCCGGACCGGGATCGATGAGGGCGACCTTGCCCTGCCCAACGATGTAGCTGACCGTGCCGGTGAAGGTGAACGGGCTCGGATTGCTACAGAGCACGCGCCGTACGCCGGGGCGGACTTCCTCGACGACGCCCGGTTTGAGTGGAAAGTTGCGGTTGAACGGGACGTCGTCGTTATCGGACATGGCACTTCCTGTACATACCGCCACACTCTTCGTCATACCCCGCGAAGGCGGGGTATCCAGTACGCCGCGGCGCCCGAGGCGAAGGCGAGGTCTCTGGGATACTGGATCGTCCGCATTCGCGGACGATGACAGCGGAGCAAATCAGCCACCACCGAACGCCGTGGCCTCTAGAAAGCCGTGGCCTCTAGAAAAACGCCTGGATGCCGGTGATAGCGCGCCCCAGGATCAGGGCGTGGACGTCGTGAGTGCCCTCGTAGGTGTTGACGGTCTCGAGGTTATGGACGTGGCGCATCACGTGATACTCGATCGAGATGCCGTTGCCGCCGTGCATGTCGCGCGCGACACGGGCGATGTCGAGGGCCTTGCCGCAATTGTTGCGCTTGACGATCGAGATCATCTCCGGGGCGAACTTGCCCTCGTCCATCAGGCGACCGACACGCAGAGAGGCCTGAAGGCCTAGCGCGATCTCGGTCTCCATGTCCGCAAGCTTCTTCTGCACGAGTTGGGTCGCGGCCAGCGGCTTGCCGAACTGCTTGCGGTCGAGGGTGTATTGGCGGGCGCGGTGCATGCAGTCCTCGGCAGCGCCAAGCGCGCCCCAGGAGATGCCGTAGCGGGCGCGGTTGAGACAGCCGAACGGGCCCTTGAGGCCGGAGACGTTGGGCAGCAGCGCGCTTTCGGGCACCACGACGCCATCCATCACGACCTCGCCGGTGATCGACGCGCGAAGCGACAGCTTGCCGCCGATCTTCGGCGCGGAGAGGCCCTTCATGCCCTTCTCCAGCACGAAGCCGCGGATCTGGTTGTCGTGCTCGGCCGACTTGGCCCAGACCACGAACACGTCGGCGATCGGCGCGTTCGAGATCCACATCTTGGTGCCGGTCAGGCGATAGCCGTCCGAGACCTTCTCGGCGCGGGTCTTCATGCCGGCCGGATCGGAGCCGGCGTCGGGCTCGGTCAGGCCGAAACAGCCGACCCACTCGCCGCTGGCGAGCTTCGGCAGGTACTTCTTGCGCTGGTTCTCGTCGCCATAGGCGTAGATCGGGTACATCACCAGCGAGGACTGCACCGAGTTCATCGAGCGATAACCGGAATCGACCCGCTCGATCTCGCGCGCGACGAGCCCGTAGGCGACATAGCCCGCGTTGGCGCAGCCATATTCCTCGGGCAGCGTAATGCCGATCAGGCCGAGCTCACCCATCTCGTTGAAGATCTCGCGGTCGGTCTTCTCTTCGAGATAGGCCTTGGCGACGCGCGGCAGCAGCTTGTCCTGAGCGTAGGCGCGCGCGGTGTCGCGTACCATGCGCTCGTCTTCGGTGAGCTGCTCGTCGAGCAGGAACGGATCATCCCACTGGAAAGAAGCCGCAGCCGGCTTGTCCTTGGCCTGGGGGCGCACGCTCATGAAACGTCCTTTCGCGTCTGGTTCCGCTAAACTTTGCCCGACAAATTAGAGCGCCGCGGCAACAAGTGCAATTGCATCCTGGTTTCGGTCATTCCGGGGGCGCGTCAGCGCGAAACCGGAACGACAGTACCCATCAGATTTCGAGCTGTTCGTTGGCGACAATCTCGATGCCGAAGCCCGACAATCCCTTGTAGTCGTGCACCGAGGAGGTGAGATGGCGAATCGAGGTGACGCCGAGATCGCGCAGGATCTGCGCGCCGACGCCGACCTCGCGCCACTGGCGGTTGCGGTCGGCCTCCGTCGAGGACTCGTCAGGCAGCGGCGCCACGGGCACACCGGCCGCGCCGTCACGCAAGTAAACCAGCACGCCACGGCCGGACTTCTTGAAGTGCTCGAGCACGGCCGCTATGCGCTTGTGGCCGGTGAAGGTGTCCTTGACGATGTTCGGCTTGTGGAAGCGCGTCAGCACATTCTTGCCGTCGCCGACGCCGTTGTAGACGAAGGCGACGTGGGCGATCGAATCGAACGGCGAGCGGTAGGCATAACCCTGCAAGGGCCCGATCGGGCTTTCGGTGACGAAGGTCGAGACCCGCTCGATCAGCTTCTCGCGCGCCTGGCGATAGGCGATCATGTCGGCAATCGTGACGTGCTTGAGCTTGTGCTGGGCGGCGAAGCGCGCAACCTGCTCGCCCTTCATCACGCTGCCGTCGTCGTTCATCAATTCGCTGATGACGCCGACCGGCGGGAGCCCTGAAAGCTTGCAGAGATCGACCGCGGCCTCGGTGTGGCCGGAGCGCAGCAGTACGCCGCCGTCCTTGGCGATCAGCGGGAAGATGTGGCCGGGCCGGGCGAAGTCGTTGGCGCCGGCGTTGGGATTGGACAGCGCACGGCAGCACGAGGCGCGCTCCTCGGCCGAGATGCCGGTGCCGCCGTCGGGCTTGTAGTCGATCGAGACCGTGAACGCGGTGGTATGGGCGGAGTCGTTATGGGCCACCATCGGGTCGAGCCGCAGGCGGCGCGCGTCCTCGGTGGTGATCGGCGCGCAGACGATGCCGGAGGTATGGCGGATGATGAATGCCATCTTCTCGGCGGTGCAGAGCGAGGCTGCGACGATCAGATCGCCCTCGCCCTCGCGGTCCTCGTCGTCTGTCACGACCACGAGCTCGCCCCTGGCGAACGCCTGCAAGACTTCCTGAACGGTATCGGGCATTTCGCAATCTCTATCGGTTATGGCCGGAGGCTTAGCCGGACTTGGGGCGCCGCGCTAGTGTCCTGGACGCAATCACATATGCCCGGAGGCAGCCTCCGGGCAGGCATTCGGGCTTGCACCGAAGATACCAGCGATATAGGCGCGGATGGCGCGGATGGAAGGCAGCCGAAGCCCCTAAGGTAGCACTTCGCGCCGCTCGCTCAGCCGCTGATCGAGCTCCGTGCGCTTGTCCTCCAGGAGGCCGGCCTGGGCGGCTTCGATCACCGTGAACAGCTCATGGGCGTCGCTGAGCCGGGTCACGGTGACGTAGCTGGCTCCGGCCTCATAGAGCTCGCCGACATCGGAAAGAAGATCGGCGGTTGTCACGATCAGCGCGTTCGGATTGAGGGTGCGGACATGGCGGACCAGCTTCTCGTTGCTGGCGCCTTTCAACAGCGCATCCGGCACGCTGAGGATGATCATCTCGGACTTGCCGATTCCGGCATGGAGGAGCGTATCGACGTTGCTGATGTCGCCGTAGATGACGTGCAGGCCGCGTGAAAGCAGGGTCTGGTACACATTGGGGTTGAAATCGACCACCGTGATCTGCTCCAGCAGCAGTGGGTTCTGCCGCTCGAGTTCGGCGAGCAGCGCGCTCGCCGCACGGAAAAAGCCGAGGATGACGATGCGCCGGGCCTCGCCATGGCCGCCCTCATGCCCCTCCTCGGCATGGCCGTCGTCGAGATCGCGCAGGCCGATCCTCTTCAGGGGACCGATCGCCCAGCGGGTGATCTCGTCGCTGCGGGTCATCACGAAGGTCGAGAGCACGGCCAGCACCACGAAGGCGAAGGAGGCCGCATTCGCCGTCTCCGGTGCGATATGGTGGTCGGCGACGCCGGTCTGGATCACCACCAGCGAGAACTCGGAGATCTGCGCCAGGTTGATCGCCGGCAACAGGCTGGCGCGCAGGCCCTGCTTCAACAGATAGAGCGGGGTGAAGGTGGTGAGAAGACGACTCACCACCGTGAAGGCCGCGATCATCAAAGCGAGGCTGATGACGGAGAGGCCCGGCACCGGAATGGTCATGCCGAGTGCCACGAAAAACAGCGTGATGAAGAAGTCGCGGAGCGTGGTGACCTTGGCCGTGACGTCGAGGGCATAAGGGAAGGTCGAAAGCGAAACGCCGGCGATCAGAGCGCCCATCTCGCGCGACAGCGAGAGCTGCTCGGCGGTCTCGGCGACCAGGAAGCACCACGCGAGCGCGCCGAGCAGGATCAGCTCGGGGCGGCGGGCGATCTGGTGGAACAGGCGCGGCAGGACGTAGCGGCTGACCAGCAGCGCGGCCGCGACCAGCACCGCGACACGGCCGATTGAAAGCAGGATGACGCTGACTTGCAGATTGGCAAGGCTCGGCTGCACCGCCAGAAACAGGATGGCGAAGATATCCTGGAGCACAAGGACGCCAAGCGTAACGCGGCCGGGCAGCGTGTCGAGCTCGCGCTTCTCGTAGAGCACCTTGACGATGATGACGGTGCTTGAGAGCGCGCAGGCGACGCAGAGATAGAGCGCATCGAAATGCCCGCCACCGAGCGACAGGCCTATGCCGGCGAAGAACAGGATGCCGAGCAGACAGCCGCCCAGGAGCTGGCCGCCGGCCGCGAACAGGATCACCTTTCCCGCCCGCACGATCTTCTTCAGGTCGATCTCCAGACCGATCATGAACAGCATGAAGATCAGGCCAAGCTCGGAGATAACGCTGATCGATTCCTGCGACTTGACCCAGCCGGCGCCGAATGGACCTATGCAGAGGCCGGCGATAAGGTAGGCCAAAATCAGCGGCTGCCGGGAGAAATGGGCGAGCAGGCCCAGCATCCAGGCAAACAGAATACAGAGAGTGATGTCGCGAATGAGCTCGTGCATACCAAATTGGTCCGTTTTGCCGCACCCTAGAGACAGGTTGCGGCGCGGCAAGCGAGCAATTCGTCACATGCGAATGGGGCTTGCCGCTGCAATGCTGTTATGCCCGGTCGCCTTTACTTTGCCCGCAGTCGCTCAATCCGCAGTCGCTCAATCCAAGGTCAATATCGAACAAAGCTTTGCCGATTCACTCACTGCGCTGCCGAAGGAGGAACTCGGCGTCTCCGGGGGGTTCTATGTGCCCGCCTATTCGAGCGTCGCGATGAGCCAAGGGAAGCTGCGCGTCGACTTCTCGGTGACGCTGAGCGTTCACAACGCCTCCGAGACCCGGCCACTGGTCGTCAAACGCATCGCCTATTTCGACACCGCGGGCAAGCAGGTCGAGAGCTATCTGAAGGCGCCGGTTGCGCTAAAACCACTCGCCACCGTCTCGATCTTCATTCCGACCGACGACGTGCGCGGCGGGACCGGGGCAAATTTCATCGTCGACTGGGCCGCCACGGGCGAGATCGCCGAACCGGCGGTCGAGGCCTTGATGGTTGGCGGCGTCGCCAACGCGCATTACGCTTTCATCAGCCAGGGACGTCCGACCCGGACGGCCGGTAAGAAGTAAGACCGCCCGACCCGCACGGTCGGCAAGAAAATCAGGCAGGCCGGCGCAACACCGGCCGCTCAACAAGAAGAGACACAAGGAACGCCCTATGACGTCCAGCTTCGATTTCGCGCCCGTGTTTCCCGCAGGGCTGCCGGCCCCGACTGCGCGCTGGACTGGCCTTGCCAAATACAGCTTCGTCGGTGGCAATAACGACTCCGAGCAGGTTCCGCTCGACGACCTGGTCAAGGCTGCCAATACCGTGCTGCGGCGGGAGGGTCGGACACTCGCGACTTACGGGCTGGCGCATGGTCCGCAGGGCTACCTGCCGCTGCGCGAATTTCTCGTCACCAAACTCAAGCGCGACGCCGGCATCAACTGCACGGTCGACGATCTCCTGATCGTCTCCGGCTCGTTGCAGGCACTCGACCTCGTCAACAATACGCTGCTGGCGCGCGGCGATACCGTGATTTTCGAGCAGGAAAGCTATCAGGGCTCGCTGAACCGCCTGACGCGGCTCGGAGTCAACGTGGTCGGCATTCCCCTCGACGAGGACGGCATGCGCATGGACGTGCTGGCCGCGACGCTGGCTAACCTGAAGAGCCGCGGCATCCAGCCAAAATACATCTACACCATTCCGACGGTGCAGAACCCGACCGGCAGCATCATGCCGGAGAGCCGGCGCGCCGAATTGCTGCGGCTGTCAGCTGAATATGGCGTGCCGATCTTCGAGGACGATTGCTATGCCGACCTCGTATGGTCGGGGCAACGTCCGCCCGCGATCCACGCGATGAGCCCGAACGGCGGGGTGATCCATATCGGCTCGTTCTCCAAATCTATCGCGCCGGCGCTGCGCGTCGGCTTCATCGTCGCGCCGTGGGATGTGATGTCGCGGATGCTGTCCCTGAAGACGGACGCCGGCTCCGGTGCGCTGGAGCAGATGGTGCTCGCCGAATATTGCAAGGCGCATTTCGCAACCCACGTGCCGGCGCTGACGAAGGCGCTGCGCACCAAGCTCGATACGCTGATGGAGACGCTGAACGAACAGTTCGGGACCGCGGCCGAGTTCGAAGAACCGAAGGGCGGCATCTTCCTCTGGGTAAAGCTGCCCGACCAGGTCGATACGTTAAAACTGTATCAGGCCGCACTCGCCGCCGGCGTCTCGATCAATCCGGGGCCGGAATGGTCGACCAACAAGGGCCATTCAAGCGCGCGGCTCAGGCTGTGCTTCGCCAGTCCCACGCATCAGCAGATCCGCGAGGGTGTCGCTGTGTTGGCCGAGGTCTGCCGCAGGGAGTTCGGCGTGCCAGCGCGTAGCGCCAATGTCGAGAAGGCGCGGGCCTGATATCAGGCCACTTGCGGCTGGCTGCCGTGGATCGCGGAGGCCAGCCGCAGCAGCAGGACGATCGAGACGTTACCCTTGCCGGCCTCGATCTGCGCGATATAGCGCTCCGAAATCCCGGAGCGGCGGGCAAGCTCCCGGCGCGACAGGTCGCAGCGCATGCGCGAGGACCGCAGCCGCTCGCCGAGCTCGGCCAGGAACACGGTCTCGGAGTAAGGCGGCACGGCGCAGCTCCCCGGCAGCACCTCGCCCGCGAAGTCCATCACTTGATTCAGCATCGGTCTATCCACACGTTCGCCTTCCGGAAGCCCCATCCTACCGGGGAAACGGCCGGCCTCATTGACGCGGATCAAATTGGCGCGCGTTGGTGGACGACCGGGATTGGGATGCTAGAGTTTGGAATTCTTCGAGGGTGGGGCTTGCCAAAACATGACGCGTTGTTTGAGCCGCTGGATCACGGCCGCGCTGCTATGGGTTGCGTTCACCTCCGTGTCTCCTGCTGAGACCCTCGCCGCGACAGTCGAACGATGGGGCCTGCTCGGCTCATGGGCCGTCGATTGCTCGCTGCCGCCCGACCGCGACAAGGGCGCGCTGCTGGCTTACGAGATCAGGAAGGACGGCCGCGTGATGTACCGGCGCAATTTCGGCGAGGCCAAGGACGAGAACGAGGTCGTCTCCGCCACGGACAACACCGAAGGCCTGCTCAATGTGATGGTGTACTTCCCGTCGTTGCATCAGACGCGCGAATTCGGATTGCTGTTGCAGAAGGACGACAGCCTGCGCGCAATCTACAATCGCAGCGAGCGCGGTGAGTACAAATCCGAGACGGCAAATACGTCGCAAACGGCGCACCGACGCCTTCGCAACAACGCTGCAATTAATCACCTGAACATCCATTCAGAATTCTCTCGCAGTTCCTCCGGAACGTGGTCGTGATCAAGCGCGGCCACCGTCACCACTGGGACTAATCCGAACTTCCCCTTGAGTAGCGACGTAAGCATTTGAGCTGGCGTGTAATTCCAGCGGGCGTGACGGCGCGTCTGCCTACATTATGGGGCGATAGGAATGCCGAGCCGATTGAAGACGTCTTGTTGTAGTGGGGTTGGACTTGTGAGCATAGCGGCCGGGGCGTCCTGACCGATGCGAACGATGTTGCGTGTGAGCGTGGCGAGATCCTGCAACAGCGTTCGAAAGCTGTGCACGGGCCGGCCATCGTGGGTGTGCTTGCGATTAGCCTTGGTTCTGGCCGCGGCCGAGACTCTGGCCTTGGCGACGGGCGAGACGCGCGCGGCGTCGGCGGCCTCGCGGTCGTGATCGTCGAACAGGATCGGGGCCAGCGCGCGGCGCATGTGCCAGACGATGTAATAAGCGAGCATGCAGAGGAAGACGTGGGCGCGCACGCGGCCAGCGAGGCGATGGTGGATCGGGCGCACCTCCAGTTCGACGGTCTTGATGGTGCGGAAGGCGCGTTCGACCTGGGCCAGGCTCTTGTAGGCACGCACCGTGGCGGCGGTGTCGAGGTTCTCGGCCGGCACGTTGGTCCGTAGCACATAGAAGCCGTCGAGCGACGCTTCGTTGGCGATGGCATCCTCGATCCGACTGAAGTCGAACGAAGTGTCGGTGATGGCGAGGTGGAAGTGCTTGGCCATCTTACGCTTGCCCAGCACGGCGCCGACCTTCAGACCGATCTCATCCTCGCCGCGCAAGGGGTTGCGCTGACGCTGCACGGCGGCCTTGACGCGGGCGAGATCCTTCTCGGTCGCCGCCAGCAACTCGCCGCGCTTGCGCCGACGCTCGTCGGCCAGATCCGGGTTGCGGCACACGATCAGGCGCTCGCCGGGGAAGTCGGGGGACGTGATCTCGGCCATATCGCGATCGTCGAACAGCGACAATTGCAGCGGGCCGCCGTCCTCGGCGAGCTTGCGGATCGCCGGCGCCCGCAGAGCGGTGATCCAATCGAGCCCGGCCGGCATCAGATCGGCTTCGATACGGGCGCTGGTGATCATGCCGCGATCGCCGACCAGTACCACACGCGACAGCTTGAAGCGGGCCTTCAGTTTGTCGACTTGCGCGGCCAGCGTGCTCGGGTCGGCGGTGTTACCTTCGAACACCTCCACCGCCACCGGGCAGCCGTCGGCGGCGCACAGCAAGCCGAACACGATCTGCAGCTTGTCGGAACGACCGTCGCGGCTGTAACCATGCCGCGCCAATTCGCAATGTCGCCCCTCCAGATAGCTGGAGGTGAGATCGTAGAGCACCAGCGAGCCGTCATGCAGATGGCGCTTGGCGAGCGTCGCCTCGATCCCCGGTTGGGCCGTGCCGAGCAGGTCGAGCGCTTCGTAAAGCTCGTCCTCGTCGACGGCGCTGAGATCGAGCAGTTCGCCCAGCGAATGCGCCGCCGTCGCCTCGCTGAGCTGGCGCGCCGTGGCCAGCTTGGCGGCCGGTTCGATCACCCGTGCCACGATCAAGGCCAAAGCCAGCCTGGCCAACCGTCTGGGCTTGTCCGGGACAAGGCGATGCAGTCCGAGCTGGCGCGCCATGCCGAGCACCGCGGCCACGTGGCCGTGCGGCAGCGAGCGCTCGATCCGCAGTTGCTCGGCCGGCGAGACCAGCTCCTCGCCTTTCAGGACGCGGCGCAGCGCATCGATCTTCTCATCCGGCCAATGCGACAGGTTGGCCAGCGTGCGCGACTTGATCTTGTCGCCCTCGCGATAGCTCTCGCGCAACAGGATCGCGGGCGGTGAGTTGCGGTTGGGAATGCGGGCGACGAACATGCCGGAATCGAATCACGGAAACCTGCCATTCGCAAGCCAAAAATCATCATTTACATGCCTACAAAATCAGCCCGATCCAAACTTCTCAAATCCTCTCAACGCTCTAACAAAAATCCCGAGGGGAAGTTCGGACTAATGCACAACGCACCATGGAAATGGCCCCTCACGGGGCCATTTCTCTGCGCTCGCAAACTTTTTTTGGTTAGTCCCACGCCGGCGCGAAGCCCGGATTGACGCAGCGCCTGTCCTTCGACAGCGCGGCGATCTTGTTGCGGTCGGCATCATCGAGCGTGATCTTCAGCGCATCCAGATTGGCCTGCTGGCTCTCGCGCCGCGACGCCTTCGGGATCGCGGCGACACCATCCTGGTCGAGCAGCCATTTCAGCGCCACCTGCGCCGCAGTCGCATTATGCTTGACGCCGATCTCGCCCAGCACCGGATCCTCGGCAATGCGCCCTTGCGCGAGCGGGCAATAGGCGACCAGCGGAATCGACTTGGCGGCGAGATAGGCCAACACCTTCGATTGATCGAGCATCGCGTGATACTCGATCTGGTTGCAGGCAATCGGCGCCCTGATGTCCTCGACCACGGTCTTGAGCAGCGCGGTGGTGAAGTTGGCGACGCCAATCGCCCGTGTGCGGCCCTCCTCCTTCAGCTTCATCAGGGTCTCGAACACCGGGCCCCAGTTCGCGGCCTTCGACGGCCAGTGCACGAGATAGAGGTCGACATGGTCGAGTCTGAGCTTGTCCAGACTCGCATCGAAGGCACGGCGGATCGCGTCCGGCGCCAAATTCTCATGCCAGACTTTTGTCGTGACATGCAACTCGCCACGCGGCACGCGGGCGGCGGCAAGCGCGGCTCCGATCGGCTCCTCATTGGCGTACATCTCAGCCGTGTCGATGTGGCGATAGCCGATCGACAGCGCGCTCTCGACCGCGGCGCGGCAGGCATCTCCCTGCATGCGGAAGGTGCCGAGGCCGAGCTTGGGCATGCTGATGCCCTGTGTCTTCAGATTGTCCATGAACATGCTCCTGACGTATTTCAGCCCCGCCGGATGCGCGCGGCGAGGCCGCGTGGGCAGACTCTTCGGTGATGGAAAAGAGGTGGCGGGAAGAGGCACTATAGCGCGGGAGCCGCGCAGTGGCCAATCAAGATCGGGTTAGCGTCGGGATCCGCGACGCCTCCCCAACGTCATGGCCGGGCTTGTCCCGGCCATCCACGCCTTGCCGCACGGCACGAAGAACGTGGATGCCCGGGACAAGCCCGGGCATGACGACGCGGGAAGAGTTACCCGTCCCTTACGAATGCTGCGCCACCACGGACGGCCGGACCTGCAGCTGCGGCACGATGTCGACGGACCAGAGGTCGCGGTTGTCGACGTCCTTCAGGGTCACGGTCATGACATGGCTCGCGCCGTCGATGTCGACCTTGCCGAAGTACTGCAATCCGAAACACGGCGCGAGGTTTTCGCCCTGCGCCTCGCTGCACCCGTTCTGGTACATCGCGACCGGACCAAAGGTGTTGTCGAGCTCGCCCGGCCCCCAGGTGCCGGCATGCAGCGGGCCGGAGACGAACTCCCAGAACGGCTCGAAGTCCCGGAATTGCGCCTTGTTCGGATCGTAATAGTGCGCGGCGGTATAATGCATGTCGGCGGTGAGCCAGACGATGTTGCGAATCCCGGCGCGTTTGATGGTGGCAAGGAGATCGGCGATCTCGTGCTCGCGTCTGTCAGGCGGGCCGTCGCCGAGCGCGACGGCGTCGAGACTGATCAGGCCGATCGGCAGGTCGGCCGCGATCACCTTCCAGGTCGCGCGCGAGGCGGTGAGCTCCCGTTTCAACCAAGCGAGCTGCTCGGCGCCCAGAAGCCAGCCGCCATGGTCGTCGCCCTTGTTCCAGCTGTCATCGCGAAAACTGCGCATGTCGATCATGAAGACGTCGAGCAGCGGGCCGTATGCGATCTTGCGATAGACCCGGCCCTGTCGCGCACCGAAGTCGCGGATCGGCATGAAGTCGAAGAAGGCGCGGCGGGCGCGCGCGACCAGCCGCGGGGTGCCGTCGGCATCAAAGCCGGCCTCGTCATAGCTGCCCGTCGGCGACCAGTCGTTGGTGACCTCGTGATCGTCCCATTGCGCGAACATCGGCACCTCGGCGTGGAAGGCGCGAAAATTCTCGTCGAGATGGTTGTATTTGTAGTTGCCGCGGAACTGCGCCAACGTGTGCGCGACCTCCGATTTTTCCTCGGTCACGACGTTGCGCCAGGTCTCGCCGTTCGGCAGCTTCTGCTCGGACGGGATGGTGCAGTCGGCGTAGATGTGATCGCCGGAGTGGATGAAGAAGTCCGGGCGGTTG
Coding sequences:
- a CDS encoding helix-turn-helix domain-containing protein, which gives rise to MLNQVMDFAGEVLPGSCAVPPYSETVFLAELGERLRSSRMRCDLSRRELARRSGISERYIAQIEAGKGNVSIVLLLRLASAIHGSQPQVA
- a CDS encoding IS1634 family transposase; this encodes MFVARIPNRNSPPAILLRESYREGDKIKSRTLANLSHWPDEKIDALRRVLKGEELVSPAEQLRIERSLPHGHVAAVLGMARQLGLHRLVPDKPRRLARLALALIVARVIEPAAKLATARQLSEATAAHSLGELLDLSAVDEDELYEALDLLGTAQPGIEATLAKRHLHDGSLVLYDLTSSYLEGRHCELARHGYSRDGRSDKLQIVFGLLCAADGCPVAVEVFEGNTADPSTLAAQVDKLKARFKLSRVVLVGDRGMITSARIEADLMPAGLDWITALRAPAIRKLAEDGGPLQLSLFDDRDMAEITSPDFPGERLIVCRNPDLADERRRKRGELLAATEKDLARVKAAVQRQRNPLRGEDEIGLKVGAVLGKRKMAKHFHLAITDTSFDFSRIEDAIANEASLDGFYVLRTNVPAENLDTAATVRAYKSLAQVERAFRTIKTVELEVRPIHHRLAGRVRAHVFLCMLAYYIVWHMRRALAPILFDDHDREAADAARVSPVAKARVSAAARTKANRKHTHDGRPVHSFRTLLQDLATLTRNIVRIGQDAPAAMLTSPTPLQQDVFNRLGIPIAP
- a CDS encoding aldo/keto reductase, which gives rise to MDNLKTQGISMPKLGLGTFRMQGDACRAAVESALSIGYRHIDTAEMYANEEPIGAALAAARVPRGELHVTTKVWHENLAPDAIRRAFDASLDKLRLDHVDLYLVHWPSKAANWGPVFETLMKLKEEGRTRAIGVANFTTALLKTVVEDIRAPIACNQIEYHAMLDQSKVLAYLAAKSIPLVAYCPLAQGRIAEDPVLGEIGVKHNATAAQVALKWLLDQDGVAAIPKASRRESQQANLDALKITLDDADRNKIAALSKDRRCVNPGFAPAWD
- a CDS encoding alkaline phosphatase D family protein, coding for MATLRASRAWTRRQFLVRSMSSLAIAGLGTLAKPSISRAADRPRIAGGIQSGDVSDGSAVIWVRADRPARMQVECSTVESFKTIIASASGDATPNADFTSKLLLNDLPSGQDIFYRVRFDDIATGIAGESRVGHFRTAPATAESISFVWSGDTAGQGWGIDISRGGYRSYRTMLDNRPDFFIHSGDHIYADCTIPSEQKLPNGETWRNVVTEEKSEVAHTLAQFRGNYKYNHLDENFRAFHAEVPMFAQWDDHEVTNDWSPTGSYDEAGFDADGTPRLVARARRAFFDFMPIRDFGARQGRVYRKIAYGPLLDVFMIDMRSFRDDSWNKGDDHGGWLLGAEQLAWLKRELTASRATWKVIAADLPIGLISLDAVALGDGPPDRREHEIADLLATIKRAGIRNIVWLTADMHYTAAHYYDPNKAQFRDFEPFWEFVSGPLHAGTWGPGELDNTFGPVAMYQNGCSEAQGENLAPCFGLQYFGKVDIDGASHVMTVTLKDVDNRDLWSVDIVPQLQVRPSVVAQHS